In Flammeovirgaceae bacterium, the sequence GTAAAAAAATGATGGTGGTTTGCCTTCGTTATTCCAAATCCACCATGGAAGCGGAGGACATACTTCAGGAGGGTTTCGTGCGGGTGTTTCAGGGGTTAAAGGGTTTTAGGCATGCTGCTAAACTTGAAACGTGGATGACGAGAATTATGGTGAACACGGCCCTCAACCACCATCGTAAAAAACTTTACCTCTACCCGATGGTAGACGTTCAGGAATTGGATTTACCTCAACAAGAAATAAGTCTGTCCGGACTGCAGTTTGCACAGCTAATTGACCTGATACAATCGCTGCCGCAGGGCTGCCAGGTGGTGTTTAACCTCTTTGCAATTGAGGGATACAGCCACAAAGAAATTGCTGAAATGCTTGGGATTTCGGAAGGCACATCGAAGAGCCAGTATGCCCGGGCCCGGATGTTGCTGATAAATAAATTAAATAGCGAAGGAATGTATAAACCATATGGCGAAGCGCAGGTTTGAAGAAGAATGGAAGTCGGCCTTCGAGGGTGCTGAGGCTACCCCAACGGAATCGGTGTGGCAAGGGATTGAGTTGGAGTTGGAACGGGCTTCAGGTGCAAAGGCTCGCAGGCAACTTGTTGCTTATCGTTGGTTGGCTGCGGCTTCAGTTACTGTTGCTTTGGGTATAAGTGCTTTGTATTTTCTTACCACTGACCAGCCACCTGGCCCTGCATTGACAACGAAGGAAGGTGCTGTACAAATCATCGAAGATCAAACCAAGGAGACTTCGGTCGCAGATCAACAAACTGATAGGGACCTCCGGCACAAAAAGCAGGTAAATGAGCAGCCTGGCAGGATTGCCAAAAGAAGGGAAAAAGTTTCCTTTTCAGATAACTCTGTATATTCAGATAACCCGTCATTACCCGGTATAGCAATGGGTGATACCGGCATTTCTGATAGTTGGGCTGAAAGAAAATTGCCGGTGCTATATTCCTTTAAGAATACGAAATTGACGTTTCAACAGCCTGAAGCGGTTGCTGATCCGGGCATGGTGCTCCTGGCAAAACTGGCTGATGAAGAGAAAGCACTGAATAAGAAAGAAGATAAAGGCCATAAGGATGAGCAGTTGTGGACCTCCATCGGAGTTGGTGCCGGCACGTTTAACCCTAACGCCAGTGCAGCAGCAACATCCAGTAGTTTTAATGCAACCGGTAATTCATCGGCCGGGATGAGTTACTCATTTGGTGCAGGGGTAGGCGGGCGGTTAAGTAACCGTTTTGTGCTGCAGGGCGGTATTGCATATTTAAGTCAGAGTGCATCCTATACTTCCAGTTCGTTCAGCCTGGAAGCTGCTACCGCAGTTGCTTCGCTGGATGATTACATTGACAGGCAGTCGAACCTGGTGGCTACCAGCCCGTATGAAGTTGTCAGCAACCTTCAGTTTGTTTCGGTGCCGGTACAAGCCGGTTATCTTATACTTGACGGTGATTTTGCTGTTCAGTTAAACGGTGGTATCGCTACCGATTTCTTTATTCAGAACACACTCACTCCGGATAATGATAACGTGGCTAAGGTAACGCAGAAGGCCGGGGACGAGTCTCCTTACCGCTCGGTTAATTTTAGCGGCCTTGTTGGCACGGAACTGAGTTACCGCGTAGGCAGGCATTATCGTATTGCTTTAAACCCCGGCATCCGCTATGCATTTAATTCGATATATAAACCGGATATCAGCCGCGAAATTACCCCGGTAACTTACGATGTGTCGGTGCGGTTCCGGTATATTTTTAATTGATGAATTTTTTAAACGGTTGGCTTATGACATCAATTTCAGACAAACTTATTTCGCGTGTAATTGCCCTTATTATTCTGGTAACCTTACTGGCGTTGAGTTTGGTGTTCGAGGGATGGTGATTCAGCTTGCTTCAATTTTATTGAAAAGTTCTTCCCACTCTTTGTTTAACTGCGCCAGTGTTTTTTCAGCCTTCTCAAATTGCTGCTGAACTTCGTTAAGCCTGTTAAAATTACCATACACCTCGGGCCGGGTTAGTTCGTTTTCCAGTTCCGATTTCTCTTTTGTAGCAGTTTCAATTTTTTCTTCTATCTGGCGCAACTGCCTGGTAAGTTCCTTCCGGGCATTACCCTCAGCAGGTTTATCTGCCGGCTTTTCTTTTTTTACTACAACTTCTTTTTTTGTAGTAGGAAACTGCACGTCTTCCGATTGGCGTTTTTTGTTCCAGTAATCATACTCTTCGTAAGAGCCCGGGTATTCTTTAATCTGCCTGTCTTCGATGTACCATATTTTATTGGCTACCTGGCTGATGAAATGCCGGTTGTGCGACACCACTACAAACGTACCGGCATATTGCTGCAACGCCTGGATGAGAATGTTTTCGGAAATAAAATCGAGGTGGTTGGTGGGTTCGTCCAGCAACAGAAAGTTGGCTTCCGATATTAACGTTTTAGCCAATGCCACCCGCGACTTTTCACCACCCGACAGCACTTTTATTTTTTTGAACTGATCTTCATCGGAAAACAAAAAACAGCCGAGCACATTGCGTAATTGCTGCTCAGTTTTTCCCGAACCCGCCTGTTTTAATTCTTCCAGAACCTCATTGTCAACATGCAGCGCCTCTAACTGGTGCTGGGCATAAAAGCCCTGGATGACGTTGTACCCGATGGTGCGTTCACCTTCAATGGATTCGGTGCCTGCCAGAATTCGCAGCAAAGTTGATTTACCTCTTCCGTTGGCACCAATGAGTGCAATTTTGTCTCCGCGTTCAATGCTTGCTGACGTGTTTTTTAGGATTTCGAGTTCACCGTATGATTTTGAGATAGTATTTAATGTTACGATAAACCTGCCTGGCTGCTGGTTAAAAGTAAACCTGAAGTTTACGGCCGCCACATCGCTCTCCACTTCTTCAACCAGGTCCATCCGTGCAATAGCCTTCTCTTTCGATTTTACCTGTCGCGCTTTGCTCGCCTTGGCTTTGAACCGTTCGATAAACCGCTCGGCCTGCCTGATTTTGGCCTGCTGATTTTCGAATGCGTTTTGCTGTATTTCTTCACGAAGTTCTTTTTCCTTCAGGTAAAAACTGTAGTTGCCTTCGTAGGTAATTAATTGCTGGCGGGTTACTTCAACGGTTTTCGTTATTACATTATCCAGAAAACGCCTGTCGTGCGAAACAATGATTACGGCACCTTCATAGTTTCTTAAATACTCCTCAACCCATTCAATGGAGGGCAGGTCGAGGTGGTTGGTGGGTTCATCCAGCATAAGCAGCGAGGGTTTTTCCAGCAGCAGCTTGGCCAGCATCACACGCATGCGCCATCCGCCCGAAAATTCTTTGAGCGGACGATGAAGGTCTTTGGTTGCAAAGCCGATTCCTTCAAGTACTTCCTCAGCTTTTGATTGAAGGGAATAACCGCCCAGGTGGTCGTACTTCTCCTGGATTTTGGCCAGCTTCTCCACCAAATCATCGCTGTATTCGGTTTCCAGTTTGTGGATAATGGTTTCGATTTGCCGTTCCATATCCACCACTTCTTTAAAAGCCTCCATGGCTAC encodes:
- a CDS encoding sigma-70 family RNA polymerase sigma factor; this encodes MLSESELVEGCRNGDRACQKALYDRFCKKMMVVCLRYSKSTMEAEDILQEGFVRVFQGLKGFRHAAKLETWMTRIMVNTALNHHRKKLYLYPMVDVQELDLPQQEISLSGLQFAQLIDLIQSLPQGCQVVFNLFAIEGYSHKEIAEMLGISEGTSKSQYARARMLLINKLNSEGMYKPYGEAQV
- a CDS encoding outer membrane beta-barrel protein; amino-acid sequence: MAKRRFEEEWKSAFEGAEATPTESVWQGIELELERASGAKARRQLVAYRWLAAASVTVALGISALYFLTTDQPPGPALTTKEGAVQIIEDQTKETSVADQQTDRDLRHKKQVNEQPGRIAKRREKVSFSDNSVYSDNPSLPGIAMGDTGISDSWAERKLPVLYSFKNTKLTFQQPEAVADPGMVLLAKLADEEKALNKKEDKGHKDEQLWTSIGVGAGTFNPNASAAATSSSFNATGNSSAGMSYSFGAGVGGRLSNRFVLQGGIAYLSQSASYTSSSFSLEAATAVASLDDYIDRQSNLVATSPYEVVSNLQFVSVPVQAGYLILDGDFAVQLNGGIATDFFIQNTLTPDNDNVAKVTQKAGDESPYRSVNFSGLVGTELSYRVGRHYRIALNPGIRYAFNSIYKPDISREITPVTYDVSVRFRYIFN
- a CDS encoding ABC-F family ATP-binding cassette domain-containing protein — encoded protein: MISITNLSYFIGGRALYEEADMFIRPNDKIGLIGLNGRGKSTLLKLINGDLRADSGTISKSNDCTIGFLNQDLLSYQTEDTILTVAMEAFKEVVDMERQIETIIHKLETEYSDDLVEKLAKIQEKYDHLGGYSLQSKAEEVLEGIGFATKDLHRPLKEFSGGWRMRVMLAKLLLEKPSLLMLDEPTNHLDLPSIEWVEEYLRNYEGAVIIVSHDRRFLDNVITKTVEVTRQQLITYEGNYSFYLKEKELREEIQQNAFENQQAKIRQAERFIERFKAKASKARQVKSKEKAIARMDLVEEVESDVAAVNFRFTFNQQPGRFIVTLNTISKSYGELEILKNTSASIERGDKIALIGANGRGKSTLLRILAGTESIEGERTIGYNVIQGFYAQHQLEALHVDNEVLEELKQAGSGKTEQQLRNVLGCFLFSDEDQFKKIKVLSGGEKSRVALAKTLISEANFLLLDEPTNHLDFISENILIQALQQYAGTFVVVSHNRHFISQVANKIWYIEDRQIKEYPGSYEEYDYWNKKRQSEDVQFPTTKKEVVVKKEKPADKPAEGNARKELTRQLRQIEEKIETATKEKSELENELTRPEVYGNFNRLNEVQQQFEKAEKTLAQLNKEWEELFNKIEAS